Proteins encoded in a region of the Nitrospirota bacterium genome:
- a CDS encoding tetratricopeptide repeat protein, with protein MGEDVKVYISSTYEDLKDYRDAVMKALRKIEAQHVNMEDYYAKDDRPVDVCLADVAKCDIYVGIFARRYGFIPDDYTQSITELEYRKAVELNKPTFNFLLKDEVDWPNQYCAIDNDKRWLNKLKDELKGKKTVAWFTGCHDLAQEVMAAVAGHQKKIIRLQIGKGMSDQFANLGVADTPEKKAAIEDVLVASKEKMWQSSNRQLQTWCEPIPVPLPKLRGTFVGRETEQETLLHCLNYTDKRLVVIIAPGGYGKTELTTKVLREIAPKTTITNKDIQGILYLRCSIAGDVNMGTVFTEAGKIAGTVEAFFNVYKNREISNAKRLEYFFKELSIIGNVWIVLDNFEDLLDADDTIKDAELREFLETAVSIDHTIRIIITSRVLPKFKGDRLVEKIDLSEGLPEEKAVEYLRKEGAEYGLRDEDKSILLAFVRRVHRIPKALESGIGYLSEHFPGIKLKDILANDGIFLDFDKHDHKEGLKSLIMEQIKRLHPNLQLVLSVLSIFSKPTPQEALRYMLQGMSYVELAQNLTRLERNRLITHNNGNYDMHPVVRELVYDMIPQNTLSSNEDAVGNNGKPPMFSKAGLHIKAAEFFENIRKPESDWKTIDDLEPQLQEIYHQIRAENYEAAARMLNIIDFNYLRLWGYHGIVIESRQQFIGKLQNKELVGMNFGRLGSSYWNIGRASESIKFTKQALQIAMDNNDKILISASLGNLGIAYYDMGETTKAIDYDEKALAIAKEIGNRKGEGVDLGNLGDVYLALGEISKAIDYYKQAIEISKGIGDRRNEGDTLGCLGNAYFSLNDTEAAVKYSLEALKIGKKIETPLIITKVLTQIAYTYQYDGNLVNAEKYYRESLEYDFPVNTCHSLVYLGVLLLEKKQTVEAQDFIDRGITICRDILEKTPKRFSQLYTLALALLSKGNVTEALEMYKEAIATCPAKGVLQRQLMTLDLLDRAVPECHGVDEAQRLLTEAQA; from the coding sequence TTGGGAGAGGATGTAAAAGTATATATTTCTTCTACGTATGAAGACCTGAAAGACTACAGGGATGCCGTTATGAAAGCACTACGTAAGATAGAAGCCCAACATGTAAACATGGAGGATTACTATGCGAAAGATGACCGCCCTGTAGATGTATGCCTTGCTGATGTTGCTAAATGTGATATATATGTCGGGATATTTGCCCGGCGTTATGGATTTATTCCCGATGATTACACTCAATCAATTACAGAGCTTGAATACAGAAAGGCTGTGGAGTTAAATAAACCGACTTTCAATTTTTTACTTAAAGATGAAGTTGACTGGCCTAATCAATACTGTGCTATTGACAATGATAAAAGATGGCTTAATAAGCTTAAAGACGAACTTAAAGGGAAAAAGACAGTTGCATGGTTTACAGGTTGCCATGATCTTGCTCAGGAGGTTATGGCTGCTGTTGCAGGACATCAAAAAAAAATAATCAGACTTCAAATAGGAAAAGGCATGAGCGACCAGTTTGCAAATCTGGGCGTTGCCGATACCCCCGAAAAGAAAGCTGCCATAGAGGATGTCTTAGTTGCAAGTAAAGAAAAAATGTGGCAAAGCTCTAATAGACAGCTACAAACGTGGTGTGAACCTATTCCTGTACCGCTTCCCAAACTCAGGGGTACATTTGTAGGACGTGAAACTGAGCAAGAAACACTCCTCCACTGTCTTAATTACACAGATAAACGGCTTGTGGTTATCATAGCCCCGGGTGGGTATGGCAAAACGGAGCTAACCACAAAGGTTCTCAGAGAAATCGCCCCCAAAACGACTATAACAAACAAAGACATCCAAGGGATATTATATCTAAGGTGTAGTATTGCCGGTGACGTCAATATGGGTACTGTATTTACCGAGGCCGGAAAGATTGCAGGAACAGTAGAGGCATTTTTTAACGTTTATAAAAACAGGGAAATATCAAACGCAAAAAGACTGGAATACTTTTTTAAAGAACTTAGTATCATCGGCAATGTCTGGATAGTCCTGGATAATTTTGAAGACCTGCTTGACGCCGATGATACTATAAAAGACGCAGAGCTTAGGGAGTTTTTGGAAACAGCCGTATCAATTGATCACACCATCAGAATAATAATTACGAGTCGTGTGTTGCCAAAATTTAAGGGAGACCGCTTAGTAGAAAAGATAGATTTAAGTGAAGGGTTGCCGGAGGAAAAGGCTGTTGAGTATCTCAGAAAAGAAGGGGCTGAGTACGGCCTTAGAGATGAGGATAAAAGCATACTGTTAGCCTTTGTGAGACGTGTCCATCGTATTCCCAAAGCCCTTGAATCAGGAATTGGCTACCTTTCCGAACATTTTCCTGGTATAAAACTTAAAGATATTCTTGCAAATGACGGTATATTTTTAGATTTTGATAAACACGACCATAAAGAGGGATTAAAGAGTCTTATTATGGAGCAGATTAAACGGTTACATCCCAACTTACAGCTTGTTTTGTCTGTTCTATCTATTTTTTCAAAGCCTACACCTCAGGAGGCGCTGCGTTACATGCTTCAGGGAATGAGTTATGTTGAATTAGCACAAAATCTGACACGTCTTGAAAGAAACCGGCTAATAACTCACAACAACGGCAATTATGACATGCACCCCGTGGTACGGGAACTTGTTTACGATATGATTCCACAAAATACGCTGTCTTCTAATGAAGACGCTGTGGGCAACAATGGAAAGCCCCCCATGTTTAGCAAAGCTGGGCTGCATATAAAAGCGGCAGAGTTTTTTGAAAATATCAGAAAGCCGGAAAGTGATTGGAAAACCATTGACGATCTTGAGCCGCAACTTCAGGAAATTTATCATCAAATACGTGCCGAAAATTATGAAGCAGCAGCAAGGATGTTAAACATAATAGACTTTAACTACTTACGGCTCTGGGGGTATCATGGAATTGTCATTGAGTCGCGCCAACAATTTATCGGGAAATTACAAAACAAGGAGCTTGTTGGCATGAATTTTGGTCGTCTTGGTTCATCATACTGGAATATTGGCCGTGCGAGCGAGTCCATTAAGTTTACAAAACAGGCGCTTCAAATTGCTATGGACAATAACGACAAAATACTGATTAGTGCCTCGTTGGGTAACCTCGGTATTGCCTATTACGACATGGGTGAAACCACTAAAGCAATTGATTACGACGAGAAGGCTCTGGCGATAGCCAAAGAGATTGGAAACAGAAAGGGTGAAGGAGTTGACCTTGGCAATCTTGGTGACGTGTATCTTGCTTTGGGTGAAATCAGTAAAGCAATTGATTACTATAAACAAGCAATAGAGATATCCAAAGGTATTGGAGACAGGCGCAATGAAGGAGATACCCTTGGCTGCCTAGGCAATGCCTATTTTAGTTTAAACGATACTGAGGCAGCAGTTAAATATAGCCTTGAAGCGCTTAAAATCGGAAAGAAAATCGAAACTCCCTTAATAATTACGAAGGTGCTTACTCAGATTGCCTATACTTATCAATATGATGGCAATTTAGTGAATGCTGAAAAGTATTATAGAGAATCACTGGAATATGACTTTCCAGTAAATACATGCCATAGTTTGGTTTATCTTGGCGTACTTTTACTTGAAAAGAAACAGACAGTTGAGGCTCAGGATTTTATAGACCGTGGAATTACAATTTGCAGGGATATTCTTGAAAAAACGCCAAAACGCTTTTCGCAGCTTTATACTTTGGCGCTTGCGC